A window of Benincasa hispida cultivar B227 chromosome 9, ASM972705v1, whole genome shotgun sequence genomic DNA:
cttacatttcaccaggatgactataaGTGACaagacctgaatcctgagtgagttgtgaactcctgcctatgagggcagtcctttaatttgtatgtgtgagagtggctagatcacaaactcaacaagcctaccattttggggattcgtcttattgagGTGCTAGGACATAGCTACACaaaacagaattcactccttccttgaagttggggtaagtagataaattgctctcttaagggctgattctagggctcgaacaatgtggcgtcataccctctcttggtccgggaggggtttagtcatatttgaactatgacttattgttcattagaggaatccgtggtacttaagaagttcaatgtaactataggggcaagacggtaattttggcctagctgtacttacgagcaatttgtgaaaggtcatcacattgttgactggttttatccaatggacacagaaatatatttgcagtgcgaagagtgcaggtgttggtctttagtggagtgtctgataattaatggatgttgaataatataattaaaggagtttaattaattattcaagtaccattggagcttcaagctacaggtccatgaggttccctctGTAGCAatagggattaaatgagaatcaattttggattatttgaattgtttaaattaatttagggaattaattatatgtgatataaattatatatgatataattactataatgtatttgatatattataatataaagtttatgtgagaggaaataaatatttgaatatgaaacTCATCTAAGAGAATACGGAAAACTCATTCATGGTGGTGTTCCTTTGGACTTTTTGTTCGCAATTGTTCGTGGCCATTTCGCAGAGGAGAAACCTTACGTGAAGaaaagtttttcaaaggtaagaatccctaatttctctctttctcttaagTTTGTTTTAAGCATgctgtatttttattttaaatgcataacaTTCTGTATATTTTCTGTAAAATTGGAAATTCTGTATAATTGGGATTTGGTTCCATCCCCGTTTTCGCTTAAGCACCTTCAACAGTTTCTTCAATATAAACTCAAATGATATAACTCAAactaataaaacttattttcctTTTACATTATCAACacaaattatatttattgtcCCTATATATGTAAGGACCGAACCCCAAGCGGAAGCATTAGGATCGCCTTACATTctgtttttccattttaaagaaataaaaacattaaGCTAAAACAGAAGATAAAAGGATAAACAACATACTTTGCATGCATTAAAAGGAGAAGCAAAAGGGAAGAATGATTCTTACCTTCGTAGATTCTTGACCTTCTCGAAATTCCTCTTATTCTTCACATGAATGTTTCCTCAACGATCACCGACACTACTACAAGAAtaaccttgctattctctaggattcaaGGAGTTGGATGAGTGGTCTCCAACTCttgaaagaggaagagaaagagagattgTAGAGAAAAATTTAGAGAGGAATTAATTTGGTGGCTAGGGTATGCTTTTCACAAAAAAAACACAAGGCTTGCCCTAAACTGGCTAATAAGATAAATTTATATGAAGAAGAGTTTACCCCTTCTCCAAGTAATTCCCTTTTTACCCTTGATgccaataaattaaataacctcttatttaattaattgacatattaattaaataatcgtatattaaatataatttaatatacagttaattaattaatatatataaacatcacatatttatattctTCCACCTCTCTATCATTTCTCAATCAATTagttaactattaattaatcaattaagtaactattttaaatcatatttaatatagagttaattaacatataaatatcacatatttatatgtatacatctctttaggaatccaattcatataaatacaatatttgaatcttattcaaatatatctctcttacataatttgaattatagatcacatctataattaattatatattaatcacatcaaatatacaattttcttaattgatttgaacaattcaaatcattcctcattaatatcctttagtgagctaacaagagaacctggtggacctatagatcaaaaACTCCAATAATatagattaattggctaaacttattaaccaaattaatcaacattcgtgaACTATTactacacttcactaaagacccacagctgcactcttctcactgtagatatatttctatgtccatgaaTATAGATCAATAACAGTAAGTTAGTCCCTCATAAGTGTTTGTAacaccaactgggtcaaattattttactCTTAGTTTACCTCTGTATATTTAAGtatcagtgctcctctaatgaacaatctgtttatagtccaaccattaaacataaacctctctcgagccagtgagagggtagggctctttgttcaactactggagacaccacttaagggaacactcatctacttaccctaaaaccGAGAaagattgaattccatcttgtattattatgttcccagctccccactcgaccgtgtccccaaaatggtaggcttattgagtcggcaaactggctactctcacccatataaatcaaagaacaatccctcgtgaacagaagttcataatacactcaggattaagactaagtttcctatgtcattctattgaaatagaaacctaactagtcaacggtgttacatctagtggttactatttcgcggttcaatcttatgcaaactcattgcatattcGCATATTACATACATGAACACAttagatcattgtgtttgtatcaaatacaaagtaggttgtatccatagtgtcactaggataagatatccagtcttatccctatactatagaccttttagactattcttgaacattgatccctgtatgtctccacatactgtttaagactcataagacGACCTCGAATGTTAATTTAtcggatttagggttattaagacaaaatagaatacaacacgatcgataatatttattaaaataacatcaataattctttattgataacagtacatttactatctacgagttttaggatataaaacccaataatataagtttaaatttattttttaagttaatttttattgaaatttattaaataataataataatacttttcaTAAAAGCAATGCTAATGCAAActctctttttaaaattatgtatgTGCTAAAGTCGGACATTTGTAAGTACATGAGCTAGAATAAAATTCCTAAGTATAGataaaaatagtaatttaacCCTAATAATATTTAAGATAAATTGATTCCTATCcctaagaaaataattaaaaagttaaGGAAAGAGGATATAATGCATttttatatgtaatatataagaagaaaaataagaaaaagtacATTGCATCACATGGTATAAAACATAAAAGGAATCCAAAAATCCATGGGATTAGATTCCATTCCAGcctagttttattttattgcatAATATAATATGTAGTACACTTTCTCCAACTTTATAGTAGAATTCTGTCATTTCTGGTCCCTTCTGACAAATGCTTTCTCATAATCAATTAATcctgaaaatttaaaaatcagaCAAAAAAAATACCCATGAGTTAAATTTAACTTGGACTTTtcaataaataagtaaataagtTAGACTAGCATTAATTTGTTCAAAAGAGGATCAAGAAAGAAACTAAACTAAGCAaatttgtatgaaaattaatttccaaaataGTGGAATTTAACTTTTTGAAATATGAGGAATGATAAATGTTACGAGAGCGATCATTAGAAAGGCCATGATTCGGACCCAAGAGTCCATCATATCGACATAAGAACTATATAAAGGAAGAAATTGTCTCTCATAAACCACATTGGCCAACCTGAGGTAACTCCACCTACAGAAAGGGATAAAGAAATTCTGAACCGACTGACAAGTTATCAAACCTGTCTTTGGCAACCCTCGATCCTAACTAACACTATAGAACCCTTTAATACAAGGCCCAAAAAGGTATTAGTAAAGAATATAAATAGGAGCACACGCTACCTTCAAAAGGTATGCTTAAAAACCTATGTTTATACTCGGCTCAACACTTCTTCAACTTACACACCAACTTAACCATTGAAGTGTGTTGGACAAAACATCGTATCGGTGTGAGATTTTATCTAGCGTGCACAAGTTAGTTCAAGATGAACGATCAGAAATATTATTAGACGTAGACCCCATGCAAACAAGACCGTCCGATCAAAAAATGCGTATTAACATGATTTGAAGTAATTGACCAATAATTTATGGATAAGAGGTTTAAATCATAGTCTCTAGATAATTTTCATACTTAGAACAGTCAATGCCAGCAGAGATGGAAAAAGGTAGGCTAATGCCACAATTGCTAGGAAGATCTTGAGCCAATTTAGCATTGTAATTCACATTACTAGCAGCTGACTTAATGCATTGACATGCAGCCTTCTTGTCAGCACTGGTTGTGGCTGCTGAAGAAAGTGCTTTTGCACCATCACAGCAAGCACTTGGTGGCTTCCCACTTCCACTCACAAGGTAGCTCACACATGGCATCAAATCCTTTGTCACATCATTGCATGAGATTGCAGCCTTTGAGTcttgaagaaacaaaaataatatcacAAACAATAACATGGCTTCAAGCTTTGGAATAATGGTTGATCTAAGAGTTGCCATGGCTCCTTCCAATTAAGCTAGCTTATGGGAAAAGTGCTTTTGGAGACTTGGAGGGTGAAGAGTGAGTGAAATTGATTTCAAACTTTATGTAATGAGGTTTGTAAGAGAAAGCTAAGAAgtgcaagaaaagaaaaacggTAACTTGTTTGACAAAAGGgctatttttattattgttttgtgttttcTTGGGATCTTTAATGATGCCTCAAACAAGTTAATGAATTGAATTGTATGATTTGATAATTCTTGCACTCAAATGGGAAAGTTCAACAACCCTATAGAATTTGTGTTGTTCTTCTACTAATAATGCAacaagaaagagagagaggttGGATATTGGTTAGAGATTAGGCAATTTGTAGGAATGTACAAAAAACCAAGAAATTAAGTCTATGTAGActctatttgataatcatttcgttttttattttttattttttaaaaataagcctattttctccatatttcttacaatgatttgcatctttattaagtacaattgttgaattcttagccaaatcccaaaataaaaacaagtttttaaaagttactttttttagttttgaaagtttggtttgattttttaaaccgttggtaaaaaaatagataacaaatgaagaaattttggggtagaagtaatgtctatagacttaattttcaaaaaccaaaaacaaaaaaaattaaatggttaccaaatagggTCTAAACAATTGTATTAATTGGTTGGTTCGAATTTTTTTGAGTAAAATTGGACATCATGATTTTTATTTGGAgaaaactaattaataattattggTTTGATTCAATTTTTGACGTGGATGAACaatatattgttttaaattatagtattttaattattatcatTTGTGTTGGGTCATTCAACTTTTTAAATTCACAAAGTTGATTCTAGATCTTATTCCCTAAATCTTGGGCAAAGGTTTgatgaaatttaaaagtaacCATGCAACGTATGCTACATGCACATAAATATTTTGCATgcacataaatattttttaaaaattaacattttatagggaaaaaaaataaaggtaagttaaattataaatttagtctttgtaagttaaattataaatatagtcttctttaaaagaaaattataaagttaaaaggccaaaattttaaaaatgtttgataggcatttaaattgaattttatatttaataaaaatatttaaaaaaaataattgatctattagatataaatttaaattttatgtttaatagattcatagactttaaaaatatttaaaatatcaaagacttattaaacacaaaattaaaacatttaattatctATGAAACACAAAGTAGAAAGTTTGAGGacttataaaatatttcttaaaagTTCATAGACATAGTAGAcgcaaaattaaaattttaaaggtcCTATTAAATATTAAACACTTTTAAGAGGCTAAAAATGGAATAGATACCAACTTGAAAGTTATTAAACttgtaaattaatataaaataaaaaatttaggagCCCAGGATTAAACAACTTCTTAAACTAGATAATTTTAGTCTTTTGTGGCCTAAAGTTGTTAGGGAGTGTAGATGGACCTAGCATTGATTTTGTTAGAGATTGATGAGCATCGGCTATGTCGGACGACATGTACAAAATAATGTTTCATAAAAACACACGATTTGATGTTTCAACAAGTTTTATAGCTGTCATTGCCTGTTTTTCTTTACATTTGTCTTCCCTTTTGTTCAACAACTAtttatcttatatatatatatattatattcatgatattatattttttttatcgatatttccataaatatttctatattttcgtGGATTCGATATCAATAAAAGGGATGAATCTATATTTCTATTATATCATAgaaaaattcatgaaacataaaaaaaaaataacaacaaagtCTCACTAatgcaaatataatataatagacatgttaacttgtttaaaaataataaaatgtttatttactaatttaaatttattttttgaattttttggttTCATAATTTTTCTCGAAATATCTATTAAAtcgatattttattgatatttctatcgaaatttttgtaaaattaattttgatatttccaTCGAAATCGACATTTTAAATCTTGATTATATTCTCTATAATAGATTTATTCATTACACAACAAcctagttttatttattatttaggaAGTAATATCGATTTCATTAAAAATCTATGGTCATTTTAACACTATAATCAAAACTCACCAAATTAAAGCTATTTTGTGAGATTTGACAATTGAATACatcttttcagcaaaaattcaatttcagtGTATTTTCTAAaagtttcattaattttatacttaatatatgtttaatatttgatGAATGTATCGAGAAATATTTTCTAGCGGAAGTAAAAATTGTAACacttaattcaattttgagaaaaataatagTATTCTTATCAAAGGTTAAAGATGTAATTTGATGAACTTGAAGGTTTACTTAAGAGTGATACAATCGGGAAAATTGAGGataatctttatatatatatattccctATTTATGATTacattctaattttatttttctcctttttatagaatttttgttttaaaacgaAGAACCATGATAACGGCCAGGCCCAGTAGTCTCGTCCATGACTATATGGGCCTGTTGGAGATTTCATGGGCCCGATGGAGATTTAGAGCCCAATGAAGAGGCCCATGTCGATGGGCTTGTTCACGCCGCTCCAAGGGTTAAAAGGCCAACTCAAGTGAAGAGGTTAGTGGGCTCTGGCTGTTTGCCCTACCCAGTAGTCCAAGCTTACGGTAACTTGGTAACTACATTCTTCCGGTAACGGgaaaaaaagttatttataaaattgacTTATTTCACAATCAATATTTTACGAATATTCTAAACTTTAATTATATTCCATGAttagattttcaaatttctgGACAATTTTAATCTTGTATACATTCTATCTCTATTGAATATTCGTATTATTTtgtgattaaaatattaaaaaataatccaaaatgttttagtattttttttttaaaaaaaacacaattaatTTCAACATATATCATCGTTAATTGTATatcttcattttatttaattttatttattaatgaatATGGTATATATCTCctgattttagaaaaatgtttatattattttgtaatacaTTCTCTCTCAtattaaatttcaatattattttataatcgaaatatttaaaaaaaatacaaaacaaatttagtatttattaaatatttataaaatattttatatttttcgaactttttgttataaagtataaatatttttaaatattttttatatttaaaaagatcttttttttaaagatattatAATTAATGTGTGAGGTGAGGAAATTGAACCTCAAACCACAAAGTTGATATTATGAATACTATGACGATATGTTGGCTTAAAAATATCTCTTTATTAAATTTGGTTTACATTACATTTAATGCAATAGTTTTCGTAACACCAATCTCATGATTTCAGGAGTTTTtgttttaaggatattttttttaattagttacaATTTTCtcacaaatttttcttttttacatgtTTCGGATTGTGACCTAAAATTTATAATCCCTGGTTGATTTAATGCATAAATATTGttacaaatatttgttttcATCTGTATTTTGTTTCTTATGTATATCTATaagatttatttcaaatatactaCGAGGTTTATTCCAAATATATTTAGAACTAGTACGAATTTAAGATTATTATATATGCACGTGcatatgttttgttttgttttttacaCATACTTTGTATAAGTTCGTATGTGTATATCTATATTCCACATACTTTGTCATATATTCAcacatatatgttttttttttttttttttttttttttttttttttatatatatacaaggtgtatttaaaatatatacgaGCTTATTTCACACATTTAGAAAAAGTACTAATAGATACTCCATATcttaattttaatcttatttttattGAGATATATATTCCACATAATTTGGTTATATACACATGTATATTTCGttattttacaaatatatacTTCATATTATATAACAACAATACTAACTCAATGAATCATGATATAAACTCTTATTGAAataaacttatatatatttgaaactaacaaaaaaaatgtagagAAAATGGGGAAAGTATTGTAGGTGTGGGTAAGGGAGAGGAAAATAATCAACGGGagtgagaaaataaacaaatttggaaagaaaaaaaaaaccaatttaatgcacatgattttcatatttatgtattttttttcttttttttttaaatggctaGAAACTGAAAGGGGTGTTATGGACTTTTGGATTTGATTTTTATGTGATATTGTAACCCATTAGAccattcatgaaaaaaaaaaatagtgaatttGAAACATTATGGTAATTTGACTTATTTAATTAGACTATTAGtgtagaaagaagaagaaaaaacctaaACTCTTCCATCTATTTAACATCAaggaatttttattttcattcaaaaataaataatgcatGGAAACCAAAGCATTTGGtacatgtttttgttttttctttctcatttttaagaaatatttttaaaatcgtGCACAAATATAATTTTGTAACAACAATTTATTTTAATGTGGAAAGAAATGATATATAAGAACTGAATATATTGACAAATTGATTATACCTCAATTAGATATAGTACACATAAGATATACAATAATAAtgtacaattaaaaaaaaatagtgagaTAGTATAATAAGATTTTTGAATTGAAATAACTAAGAACATCAAGATGTGTTGAAGATATCAATAGGTAGTCAAGACATacttaaaagttgttttaaaaacaattatttacTTTCTCACAGGCTACAAGCAGACTATAATGATTGTTTCAGTAGAATATAATGACTAACTCGAGAAGAATTACAACCTCAAACTACTCAGATTTGTAAGAACTCTTGGATACTACTAAGATTTTAATACAGGCATGCATAAGGTTGAAATAAAACTCTCGAGAACACACTTGAGAAATTCTCTAAAAGAGTGGATCTACAAATTTTGAGCTCACAACAAATCAATTCTCACCATACAtaaatctctctcaagaataagatgaaaaagaaaaaattgaagtttgGAGAGAACAACAATGGAGGCTTAATGAAttatggaggattgaaaataatgtgtaattgttattttaattttggaaaagatgaaagtttaaaaagagaaggaaaatgggTCACTGGATgttggtaaaagaaaattaaatggtGGGGATTTAAACTCAACTAGGCATCagacacaaacaaaatataataataatttttttttaaaaaaaaatcattttctttttaaaagcccaacaaaaaaagaaaaagtgtcCAAAACTAGCTTttgacataaaataaaataatattaaatttattttcttttaaaattaattttctttttaatatcaatccaaaaatcaaaatgtcaTCATTTGTCACTTCTTCGTTACTTCAAATGACACATTTCAATCGACCACATCATTGATTCAGTCCTTTAGGCTTGTTCCGtatcttcttcatttgagcTCCGATTTGAGTCATTTAAATTGCGTTGAAATCTTTATTCCGAGTTCTATGCAATTGACTattcaaaacactaaaattgTTAGTGAATAAATtcaggtttgttatcatcaaaatatttattacttaattaatttgagattaaaggtCAAAAAGTGAACAATTTCCACTTTTTTATGATAACAAAAAAgacaagaaaaatgaaatctaAAGAAGTATgtgatatgaaatatgtacttgaaTAATAATCCATGCACATGCATAATTTCaacaatgaaaattttattaatagcattctttcatttttcttattatccCTCCCCTTTTGGAATcgataattaagaaaaatatcataaaaacatgaaaatttctccaaaaatcatgaacatataatttttaatttcttctcCTATCAACATGTCTTCCAAAAGTAAGCTACAATAATGTAAATTCAAGAGGCATCATATAAACTTTAagattaatttcacaaatttcttTCCCTTTTAAAATCAATTGAACACTTCCCCTTGATAAGGAATAAAAAGACTTTAGCACATAATCAATTtgaggatatatatatatatatatatatattgaaaacatattttatcaaagaCAATTACTCTTCTTAAAAGAATAAACAAATACATAAGAGGGACACACATCAATAAATTAATAGGaaatcaatttcattcataCATAAAAGTATATAACTTCTCCTAAAATCAAGCATTTTCCTTCTAATAAGAAATAATCAATATATATCGAGGAGATATAATCATCCAAGTAAAAATTAAAGCAACTGAGACACCAAAATATCaaacaaaatatcaaatattataaagaTAAGTACCAAATGTTGAAAAGTCAATAATGATATCAAATAAGAGCAAAATAACAATTATCACCTATTATGCCACACAAAGTgaatattaaaacaaatatagGCATTTGTAGCcctacaaataaaatttataccaattttgaacaaacaTGCTAATAGGAATcaagaataaattattttcataaaaactCCCCTtatgaaaaagaatttaacaactCTTCTAAATAATAATGTAAATTACATGCTTTTTAACATAAGACAAACAATACTCACAAATTAATCTTCATTTAGCAACAAACTCATTGAATTATGCGTAACTCATGCTTAAAATGCATTTAGATAAAAGTTTAATCAATTTCAAtcaaaatagtaaatatatctTAATCACAATGACAATTTTTGTAAAACTCACTATCCTTTTCATCATACTTTccaagaaaaatacaaggataGAGTAGTCGATTAAATGACCAAAAAGCCAAAATATAAGCAATGAAGACAAATGCCAAATAGCCAT
This region includes:
- the LOC120087221 gene encoding non-specific lipid-transfer protein 8 — translated: MATLRSTIIPKLEAMLLFVILFLFLQDSKAAISCNDVTKDLMPCVSYLVSGSGKPPSACCDGAKALSSAATTSADKKAACQCIKSAASNVNYNAKLAQDLPSNCGISLPFSISAGIDCSKIN